In Spea bombifrons isolate aSpeBom1 chromosome 5, aSpeBom1.2.pri, whole genome shotgun sequence, the sequence gtttttttccctccactTTTAATTCTCAAACCAAACATATATGGAAGCGTACAACAgcatcattttaaatgtatggaGGGATGGACATGTATTACTAAGACATAAATGAATGTTGATATTCTTTATTAATGTTGGTGAGCACATGGCTGTTTTGACAGAGCTCGTCAGGAGCTCCGCAGCACACTCAGCAGCAGGTTTCTTCTGAATTGCGCTAGTGGGGCCAGGTTTCCCCACGGAGCCGTCCAGGTGTAGTATGGTGAACAAGTGTGCAGACTCACAATAGCCTCACAATTACCAAGTAAACCCAGGTTTTAAGGGTGGAATACTGGTTCTTTGAaatagtttttcatattttaaccaCAAACGGTAAACTCAGAGACTTGAGACACAGATACTCACCTAACTGCTGAGAGACACACGTGTAGGACACAGGGACAGCCGCTTCTGAAGTGGgcattcacttttttattttttgccttatACACAACCTAGTGACAATTATGATATACAAATTACAGGAAATTATCAGCATAGCAACTCGGATTGCGttaaaaatagcaaaacacaaGTTTTGGGTGGGTTTATTGTGAAAGAGGAGGGAGGCATTGTTGACCAAACATCGGGTGGACAGTTCCCAATTCCTGAACGCTATTTGGAAGTACTGCGCCTCCGTTGTAATGCTTCAGTTTCTGGTAGATGGCAGTGTAGATTTTCGTTTTCTAAATATAACAAACTCTGCAGCGTTATTCGCGTAGTGTAGTGATTTTCACAGGAAGGGATCGGTTTGGGGAATACCGTCATGCCACGCTGCCGGCTTAACCATTTGTTGCAAGTGTTCTAACTCGTCTTCTTGCCCTTTGGGATTTTTAGACACAATATGTTGTTCTAAGTGTTACAAAGTGCATGCTGAGGTTTAATGAATTTATGTGGCCGTAGATTTGTTTTTGAAGGTTTCAGAGTAGGCTTTTGAGTTAGAGCCATGCTATTTCAGCCATGTGGGTCACATGAAAGGCTTCTTGGTGTCTGATAACTGGCCCAGGTATCCTTGGCAACAAGTGGTTTTAATTCCACTCTATTGAATAGAAATTGGATGAGTCTGCAGCCTCTACAAGGCAGAAAAGTGTAACTCGAGAACATGCTGTGCGCAACTCTGCAGTATTAGCTGCCATAACCTAACGGCAGGGACAAAGGGTCACATTAAGGAGCTTGcttatgaaaaatgcatatgtCAGGCGGTGTCTGTAATGGGGAAGTcccattgaaaaaaatagtGTCCTGCAGACCCCTTACCTTCCTTCAGTAGTGAGTTTTTCACCATGATATTTGACGGCAACGTTTATGGTCCATAGTTAGAGGCCAGTGGGTAAGGTAATTGTGTCTTCAAACTCCCAAAGCAGGGGGTTGAAAACGTGTAAAAGCAagccaaataaatgaaaaacatttttttttattttattataaaataaaagccaGTACCGCCTCCAATAATTAATTtggaattccatttttttttaaagctacagAATGAAATATGTAGTTTAAACTTACCGGATTTTTCTTTGAACATTAAATATAGTCCTTTGCCATTTGAGATgcttaaaagaacattttaattccaaTGGTTCcacaaactaaaaaagaaagcatataGTCAGAAATAGAGAGCTGTTAGCTCTGATACATTTTAAGttatatcaaaaaaaataaaatgccatcTATGGGTTTGGATGTCTGTTATGGTTATTTGTAAAGCTTAATGGATCTCTGTCTATTGTACATTCTAATATGcagtttaattatattaatgtaattaagTTGTTGTTCCCATGAATTTATGTTGCCATCCATTAGCCACCAGCCTTAATGTGCTCATTGAAGCTTACAATGAGCGATAAGTATGATGTATGCATTCAATGTACCAGCAAATATTCCATGAATCTCTCTGAAAAAGGAACAGTTGCTTAATTTAGGCTAAATGTGATGGCTTGTTTCAGTTTTCCTTTTCGGTTGGAAGAATTTATTTATTGCCATGTTTagtatttttcataattacctgTGTGGGGTGCCTTTAACCCCTAAGAGTTACTTGTTATTGTAAGGCAGGGGCTAGTCCGTACTCGGAGGATATTGGGTCATTAAGGTTGGAACTTGCTCTGTTGGgaataaatgttaaaacaatttACTCTTAATACACTGTACATCAAGCATACATATTTCATATGCCCACTGTGCAAATGTTGATACATTGAATATGCATAGAATATTTTTGATCGATATTTTAAGTTTAGGATTATGCTAATTTCTAACTAccgtgtttgctcgattataagacgaccctgaagaaaagcctgaaaataagactaccctataggattTTACTAGCAAATATTGACATTAATCCACTTTgccgctccccccccccgatatgccttttaccccctaatTACCGgtgctccttcatagaagccccggcggaagtgttgggtagcagcggaggttgcgtGCAGGCGTTCACCAGTGAACATCTGCGCATAGATATCCCCACTGCTGCTTCTATGGTGGAGGTCATCGAAgaccccagaggaagtgccggcagcagcagaggctgccagagaggaggatagaGGTCCTCTGCAGCCTTCTGTTTTGgtgtaaatatttgtatgtatttttgtatgtgtgaTGTGACCCTTGAGAAATCTGTGTGATTTGAGAAATCTAACTTgccctacttttttttttccaaggcgTAGAATTCGGTGCACGGATGATAACCATTGATGGCAAGCAAATTAAACTTCAGATATGGGACACTGTAAGTAATGAGCTTTAAGGATTACGATTTGGTCTTAGATGCCGACTTAGTGCTTGTTTTGAAATAACCTTTCCTTCTTATTGACTTTCACTGACCAACTTCCTAATGATTCCTGTTCCAATGTCTCTCAACAAAAATCAAAACTATCGGCAGCCTTACTATTTTCATAACATCTGTGTGTGTCTATCTGTACAACTTTTTGTACCGTCTGATATGCCCATGGACTTTCTGGTAGGAGGTGTCCACCACCGGTAGCAAATTGTATTGAGTTTGATATTCTCTGACTTTCTCAGTTTCCTTTTTGGGGAGACATTGGAGTGGAGCTCATGATGGGGCTTTAAATATGTCTTTATGTACAATACTTTGGACCGTAAAGCATCTATATGACGCGGCAAGATCCACGTGGTGTACTCCTTTCCAACAGCCTTGTTCCTGACCAGGACACTGTGTTGTCCCTTCATTATGTTTTTGCTTAAATAATATGGGCCGTTCTGTAATTTGAGATGTGATTGATTTCACACTGGAAGAATAGGATCTAgctgccccctcccccacctcGTCTGCCTTTTCTTTATGTGCTAATAATATGCACAGGCCTTTTAACTACAGCACACTGAAGAAATGTGCACACTCAATAGGgttaaattagaaacaaaaaaacaagtttttaatgtgggaatatatataaataaattcaagtACACACGTGTGAGCGGTCTGCCCCTAACCTTTGCCTGCGTCTCCCCTGCCCCCACATTATTTTCCTCCCTGGGTTCCCTGTGGGGCCTGGCCTAAGGCTTTGCAGGCTATTTTGGTCACGCATGAGGCAGTGGTGCTGTGTACACATTCAGCCAAGATGGCTGCCTGCCTGGGCTCAGCAGCCCTTCACGGCATCACTAGTGATATGGttgaaaaatgcagaaaatacattttcagacgTAATTACTTATTGTACGGTGTTTGAATGTGTGCCGTCTTACTGTTTATACCGCTGAGACTTCAATGAGAACACCCACATAAATATTGCTTAATAATAAACTACATCCATGAAGATGACATACACACCAAAGAAATGGAACAATGTTTCTTGTCAATGAATCTGAGGGTTCTGCTTCTAGcttaaactaattaaaaatggaaaatatgtcCAAACGAAGTGTAGGGGCTGCTGGAAGCACGGCTGCTGCTTCCGATAGAACGGATAAAATCTGCATCCTTGGCCTTCTAACAACCTCTACACCAGCAGATGGTGGGCGTAAAGATGTCATTCATCATTTATTTACAATGGGCTTTATTTATTCTAGTGTCAACAGCTGCCCCAGGGAACGGGTTATTGAATTCAAATGCACAGCTCTGGGTTATTTGCTTCCTTTCAGATTTGTCTCCAGCGCTCAGTTGCTAGGCTTCCTTTCTGCGCTCTAATAATGATTCATGTATTGTGAAGCCATTCGGTAAATTGGGATGTCAGGGATTGCCACGGAAGGTTTTTAGAGGCCTACTTGCTCCTAGGAAAAGAAATTATAACGCTCATACGCGTCGACTCTTTTTTCATCATTTGGGTCACATGACCCTTTCCGAAAATGCGAGCCAGACACCATTCTGTTCTACGGAGGCCTAATATCAGCATAATACCTTATGTTATTAATGGGTAGTATGTACAATCGATCATTTGTTTAAACACAGCCATGTTATAATGCTATTACATCCTGTTGagcatacatttttcttttatcatgCGCAATCTGTTCGTATTTCCCTTACAAAacaaatactgcagtttttcagaagtaatactgcagttttttggacatgaaaaaactgcaatactgcacttttactgcagtattactgcacatttactgcagttttactgcatttgtacttcactgtactgcagttatttttgtacggaagtataaatgcaataaagctacagtactttgaagtacaactgtaggtttgcaatataaaaaaaaagtgcagtaaaagtgcattattgcagttttttcatgtccaaaaaactgcagtattacttcagaaaaaactgcagtaatttttcgtaagggtttgTCCTGCCGCCATGTTCAAATAGtaagattttttgttgttggcttCCAACAGGCTGGTCAGGAGTCCTTCCGTTCCATCACAAGATCGTACTACAGGGGTGCAGCAGGGGCTTTATTAGTTTATGATATTACAAGGTAAGAGTCGCGTTATACAGAAAGGAAATGTATCTATGTGTTGTCAACGGCTAAATACGCTCAATGTAATTCAGTACAGCTCTTTTTGTTAGCAGCAATAAGATGTTGAATTTATAATAACAGGCCTAtaagtatctttttttaatctcccAGTGACAATATAGGAAAGCAAGACGATAAACACAGCCAAAGCTGTTTCTGTTCTTGATCATTCTGCTCATCGTTAATGTGGTCGCTGTTACGATTAAGGCTGTGGCCTGTTCCAATATGGATTTCAGTACCAAATGGACTGCTGGATATATATGAAATTTGTCTTAAATGTGCTTGACTAAAATgcctttcatttattatttttttgcgcTCACGCTCTTTTACTTGTCTTGTGTTAAGGAGAGACACATTCAACCATCTTACAACCTGGCTTGAAGATGCTCGCCAGCATTCAAATTCAAACATGGTGATTATGCTGATTGCCAATAAGAGGTGAGGAAAAAGTGTATCATACCTGTCTTTCTTAACTAAACACCCCAcctctacaatatatatatatatatatatatatatatatatatatatatatatatatatatatatatatatatatatatataatttataatgtgtatgtaattgTGATCACTCGGGTAAACTCTCAATGTCAGCATGCTTCACTGTCTCGTAATATGATGAGAATGGTGAAAggatatttgtttttcattgctGCGCTAGTGACATCATTTCcacattttaaagtattttataagTGATACCCTGTTTAGAAATGCCCATTaacttttaattttcattttcattatgaAAGCAGAGCTATTTCCTTGCTGTTGTGAAAGATATTCCCTCCACAACGGGAGAAAACTGTAATTTTCAGGAAGTAGCCTCGGCTCTCCTCATGCCCCTGAATCCTAATTAGTTCATTTAATGTAACTGGCAAAAAGCCATGCCCTTGACTAGCCTGCCGCCCCCCACCATGTGCCCTCGTTACAGAGGAGCTCCCATGTCACTGCTGATTGTGGATGGTCACATCTCATTTAGTggtattaaaaagaaagactgGGTGACTGTACACTCGTAGGGTCCTGATCGCTACGTTGTTTAGTCAGGGAGATTTATATCGtattgctatttaaaaaaaaaaaaaaaaaatacacacaaagtaAAGTTatgaagtaaaataataatcctGCCCTCGCCCTAATTTCTAAAACCATAAGCCATAGTGTAGCCCTGTTTCCTGTCGGTTATCACACCTGTGTGTAAGAATATCTTCTTCATTGAAGCCAAGCCTGCAATAACGTAGATTTGTTGGAACATTTTGCCGGTCAGTGTGGTTATTGAACCAAGTTCTAAGCATGGCCTTATCGTGACGTTCTGCCGACACGCTTGCCTTTCTCCCCCGCTATATCATCTGTTCAGCATGTACGCAGTAACAGGCAGGGAGCATTACTTACGCTCCATGGTCCACCACTGACCACAGGTGGCCTTTGCCTGATTCTAGACTGGCTGAGCAACAAGCACCTCCAGGAATGGAAAAAATCAGTGGTGTTTTGTCCATGAGAAAATAATGGACACGATGGACTAGattataatttcattttactACGAGGAATACATTGAAATTTCTCTAGTCTTCAAAATAATGCAAGCATTTGGGTATGATTTGAATGCAAATTTGTTGATGCCAACAGCTTTATAGATTGGGGTTTACTGGTGTAAACAAATCTAACTAACACAGAGATtcattttttcaataaatatattggCATCATATCATCAGAACAATTAACGTTATGTGATTACCTGAACTATTTCCAACCGCTTTTTAATCTCAAAACACGTATCTGCAGTGATTTAGAGTCGCGGAGGGAAGTTAAAACAGAAGAAGGTGAAGCATTTGCGAGGGAACACGGACTCATCTTTATGGAAACCTCTGCAAAAACAGCTTCTAACGTGGAGGAGGTGAGCAAGTGTTTTAACGCATTTGTAGTGTTTTACGGTATATTATAGCTTTCGGAATATCGGAGACTGTGTGTAAGCTTACAGGGGGTTTACTAGTTCAAGTATGTGGTTTTTGAGTGCTTGGTAGTGTTGGGGGTTAGTGGTTTCCAAATAACCGGGTTGCAGAATGGGTTACGCTTTGCTTTTTACA encodes:
- the RAB2A gene encoding ras-related protein Rab-2A, with the translated sequence MAYAYLFKYIIIGDTGVGKSCLLLQFTDKRFQPVHDLTIGVEFGARMITIDGKQIKLQIWDTAGQESFRSITRSYYRGAAGALLVYDITRRDTFNHLTTWLEDARQHSNSNMVIMLIANKSDLESRREVKTEEGEAFAREHGLIFMETSAKTASNVEEAFINTAKEIYEKIQEGVFDINNEANGIKIGPQHSTPGSPGSHLGGQQAGGGCC